One Algibacter sp. L3A6 genomic region harbors:
- the bglX gene encoding beta-glucosidase BglX, giving the protein MRAHKLVFLTIVSVVFMSSSAIGQNKTLAQKLTSKETTVDQKVAELLSKMTLEEKIGQMNQYNGFWNVTGPTPSSGDAAHKYEHLRKGYVGSMLNVRGVEEVRAVQKIAVEETRLGIPLIIGFDVIHGYKTLSPIPLAEAASWDLEAIKKSAEIAALEASAAGINWTFAPMVDISRDARWGRVMEGAGEDTYLGSKIAIARVQGFQGEDLTQPNTIAACAKHWAGYGFTESGKDYNTVDVGTSTLNNIIFPPFKATVDAGVKTFMNSFNELNGIPATANAFLQRDVLKDKWKFDGFVVSDWGSMSEMINHGYAENVKHAAELSVKAGSDMDMESYAYVNELANLVKEGKVNEDLINDAASRILKVKFELGLFDDPYKYCDEKREKDIIGSQKINDAVLDVAKKSIVLLKNENNVLPLKKKGQNIAVIGVLANDKTSPLGSWRIAADDNTAVSVLEGLAKYSGNKVTYAKGADVALGEASFPFELEINTKDKSGFEEAKKVAENADVVIMVLGEHGFQSGEARSRSKIGLPGVQQELLEAVYAVNKNIVLVLNNGRPLTISWADAHIPAIVEGWQLGTQSGHAIAQVLYGDYNPSGKLPMTFPRSVGQVPIYYNYKNTGRPAANEPNSVFWSHYIDESNTPLYAFGHGLSYTSFSYSDLKVNKISDTHVEVSVELKNTGKYKGKEVAQLYIRDLFASVTRPVKELKGFELVELEPNEAKTITFQLTEKELGFYNNSGDFIVESGDFKVFVGGSSVTELEAKFEL; this is encoded by the coding sequence ATGAGAGCACATAAATTAGTTTTTTTAACGATAGTTTCAGTCGTTTTTATGTCGAGTAGCGCCATTGGTCAAAATAAAACTTTGGCGCAAAAGTTAACAAGCAAAGAAACCACTGTAGATCAAAAAGTTGCTGAATTACTTTCAAAAATGACTTTGGAAGAAAAAATTGGGCAAATGAATCAGTATAACGGGTTTTGGAACGTTACCGGTCCAACACCGTCTTCTGGCGATGCGGCCCATAAATATGAACATTTAAGAAAAGGCTACGTTGGTTCTATGCTTAATGTTCGTGGAGTAGAAGAGGTGCGTGCCGTTCAAAAAATTGCGGTTGAAGAAACGCGTTTGGGTATTCCTTTAATTATTGGTTTTGATGTTATTCACGGTTATAAAACGTTAAGTCCAATTCCATTAGCTGAAGCGGCGAGTTGGGATTTAGAAGCTATTAAAAAATCGGCAGAAATTGCAGCTTTAGAAGCTTCCGCGGCTGGTATTAACTGGACGTTCGCTCCTATGGTAGATATTTCTAGAGATGCTCGCTGGGGACGTGTTATGGAAGGTGCAGGAGAAGATACTTATTTAGGGTCTAAAATAGCGATAGCTAGAGTACAAGGTTTTCAAGGTGAAGATTTAACTCAACCAAATACCATTGCAGCCTGTGCAAAGCATTGGGCAGGTTATGGGTTTACCGAATCAGGAAAAGATTATAATACGGTAGATGTTGGAACTTCAACCTTAAATAATATTATTTTTCCACCATTTAAAGCAACCGTAGATGCTGGCGTAAAAACTTTTATGAACTCTTTTAACGAATTAAACGGAATTCCTGCTACAGCAAATGCGTTTTTACAACGTGATGTTTTAAAAGATAAATGGAAATTCGATGGATTTGTAGTATCCGATTGGGGTTCTATGTCTGAAATGATAAACCATGGTTATGCCGAAAATGTAAAACATGCTGCCGAACTTTCAGTAAAAGCGGGTTCGGATATGGATATGGAATCTTATGCGTACGTCAATGAGTTGGCTAATTTGGTGAAAGAAGGAAAAGTTAATGAAGATCTAATTAATGATGCAGCTTCTCGTATTTTGAAAGTGAAGTTTGAATTAGGACTTTTTGATGATCCTTATAAATATTGTGATGAAAAAAGGGAGAAAGATATCATTGGAAGTCAGAAAATAAATGATGCCGTTTTAGATGTTGCAAAAAAATCTATTGTACTTCTTAAAAACGAAAATAACGTATTGCCTTTAAAAAAGAAGGGACAGAATATTGCTGTTATTGGTGTTTTGGCTAACGATAAAACAAGTCCGCTCGGAAGTTGGAGAATTGCTGCAGACGATAATACAGCGGTTTCTGTTTTAGAAGGTTTAGCTAAATATTCTGGTAACAAGGTTACATATGCAAAAGGTGCCGATGTGGCACTTGGAGAGGCTTCTTTTCCTTTTGAATTAGAAATTAATACCAAAGATAAAAGTGGTTTTGAAGAAGCTAAGAAAGTAGCTGAAAACGCCGATGTTGTAATAATGGTGTTAGGTGAACACGGTTTTCAGAGTGGAGAAGCACGAAGCCGATCTAAAATAGGTCTACCTGGCGTTCAACAAGAGTTATTAGAAGCTGTTTACGCTGTTAATAAAAATATTGTTTTAGTATTGAACAATGGAAGGCCGTTAACTATTTCTTGGGCAGACGCACATATTCCTGCTATTGTAGAAGGATGGCAATTGGGTACACAAAGTGGTCATGCAATTGCGCAAGTATTGTATGGTGATTATAACCCGAGTGGTAAATTACCTATGACATTTCCTAGAAGTGTTGGACAAGTACCTATTTATTACAATTATAAAAACACAGGGCGTCCAGCAGCAAACGAGCCCAATAGCGTGTTTTGGTCGCATTATATAGACGAAAGTAATACGCCTCTTTATGCTTTTGGGCACGGATTAAGTTATACCTCGTTTTCTTATAGTGATTTAAAAGTGAACAAAATTTCAGATACCCATGTTGAGGTTTCAGTTGAATTAAAAAACACTGGAAAGTATAAAGGTAAAGAAGTTGCGCAATTATACATTCGCGATTTATTTGCTAGCGTAACACGCCCAGTAAAAGAATTAAAAGGTTTTGAATTGGTTGAGTTGGAGCCAAACGAAGCTAAAACGATAACATTTCAATTAACAGAAAAAGAACTTGGGTTTTATAATAATAGTGGTGATTTTATTGTGGAATCGGGCGATTTTAAAGTCTTTGTTGGTGGAAGTTCAGTTACTGAGCTAGAAGCTAAATTTGAATTATAG
- a CDS encoding NUDIX hydrolase has protein sequence MDHNNLPLNDIYAPENRIYVATDCIIFGFDKGILKLLVFERRVEPFKGTLSLIGSFVKPNEAANEAARRVLKEITGLENIFMEELKTYSNIDRDPGARCISIAHYALIRIDDYDKELVIKHDAIWYEVDKLPKLVLDHDLMIEDALNRLRRKARFYPIGFELLPKKFTIPQFQNLYEAIFQKTLDTRNFRKKLMSLKLLIPLNEKDKSGSKKGAFLYKFDYKKYKRLEEKGFNFSLFKN, from the coding sequence ATGGATCATAATAACCTACCCTTAAATGATATTTATGCGCCTGAAAACCGCATTTATGTGGCTACAGATTGTATCATTTTTGGTTTTGATAAAGGCATTTTAAAATTATTAGTTTTTGAAAGACGCGTAGAACCTTTTAAAGGTACTTTATCTTTAATTGGAAGTTTTGTAAAACCTAACGAAGCTGCAAATGAGGCCGCTAGACGGGTTTTAAAAGAAATTACGGGTTTAGAGAACATCTTTATGGAAGAGTTAAAAACCTACTCTAATATTGACCGAGATCCTGGTGCACGCTGTATTTCTATAGCACACTACGCATTAATTCGTATTGATGATTATGATAAGGAATTGGTTATAAAACACGATGCTATTTGGTACGAGGTAGATAAACTCCCAAAATTAGTTTTAGATCACGATTTAATGATTGAAGATGCATTAAATAGATTACGCAGAAAAGCTAGATTTTACCCTATTGGATTTGAGTTACTTCCTAAAAAATTTACGATTCCGCAGTTTCAAAATTTATACGAAGCCATTTTCCAGAAAACTTTAGATACTAGAAATTTCAGAAAAAAATTAATGTCTTTAAAGTTACTTATTCCATTAAATGAAAAGGATAAATCGGGTTCTAAAAAAGGTGCTTTCTTATATAAATTCGATTACAAAAAATATAAAAGATTAGAGGAAAAAGGCTTTAACTTTTCATTGTTTAAAAATTAA
- a CDS encoding alpha/beta hydrolase family protein: MISKESYIINGKHKKSILIDVSFVAEKTNIPIIIFCHGYKGFKDWGAWNLMANAFAEAGFCFIKFNFSHNGGTMEQPIDFPDLDAFGNNNYTKELDDLESIIDWISDNKKLKPIINLNSLNLIGHSRGGGIVLIKAEEDKRVTTVISLAGVCDFRKRTATAGGLAEWKNTGVKYVLNGRTKQQMPHFYQFYEDFIKNEERLTIKRAVSNLKTPHLIIHGDSDTSVLIDEANQLHEWNPQSQLEIIQDANHVFNTKHPWDSNTLPKELQKVINCSVSFIKNK; this comes from the coding sequence ATGATATCCAAAGAAAGCTATATTATAAATGGAAAGCACAAAAAATCGATTTTAATTGATGTTAGTTTTGTTGCCGAAAAAACAAATATTCCTATTATTATTTTTTGTCATGGTTATAAAGGTTTTAAAGATTGGGGTGCTTGGAATTTAATGGCAAACGCTTTCGCGGAAGCGGGATTTTGTTTTATAAAATTCAATTTTTCGCATAATGGTGGCACCATGGAACAACCTATTGATTTTCCTGATTTAGATGCCTTCGGAAACAATAATTACACAAAAGAATTAGATGACTTAGAATCAATTATCGATTGGATTTCAGATAATAAAAAACTTAAACCTATAATAAATTTAAACAGTCTAAATTTAATAGGTCATAGCAGAGGTGGCGGTATTGTATTGATTAAAGCTGAAGAAGATAAACGAGTTACAACCGTAATAAGCTTAGCTGGTGTTTGTGATTTTAGAAAAAGAACAGCAACTGCAGGTGGTTTGGCCGAGTGGAAAAACACTGGTGTAAAATATGTTTTAAACGGAAGAACAAAACAACAAATGCCACATTTTTATCAGTTTTATGAAGATTTCATTAAAAATGAAGAAAGATTAACCATAAAACGCGCGGTTTCTAACTTAAAAACACCACACTTAATTATTCATGGTGATAGTGATACCAGCGTTCTTATTGATGAGGCTAATCAACTTCATGAATGGAATCCGCAAAGCCAACTTGAAATTATACAAGATGCAAATCATGTATTTAATACCAAACACCCTTGGGATTCGAATACACTACCTAAAGAACTTCAAAAGGTTATAAATTGTTCTGTTTCATTTATAAAAAACAAATAG
- a CDS encoding PD-(D/E)XK nuclease family protein, which translates to MITTFILDVLNDLKKNNYNLSKVTFVLPSKRAGLFLKHQLVHVIQETIFVPDIISIEEFVEDLSGLKTTSNTELLFEFYNSYLALTKKEDQDTFESFSKWAQILLQDFNEIDRYLIPQENIFNYLSDIQELTHWSVEANQTEFVKKYLQFWNKLYTYYKHFTKELLNKNIGYQGLIYRKAAENCNTYINNLTDKQHVFLGFNALNTAEENIIQQFLKRGLAKVYWDIDSVFINNPKHDAALFTRQHKKNWKHFDNHPFEWITENYSKEKNINIYGVPKNIGQAKYIGTLLKNIEAETKSLQSTAVVLGDENLLIPVLNSIPSSVEALNITMGFPLKSIPLASLFESLFHIHKTSGNAFYFKDVVKVLSHQFVRPLFYIDNIDYAAKIIETIDSNNLVYLTLVRLKEISKLSNEILDLLFSNWNTSIDLALKNCGLIISKIKIYLDENKDANLLSLEYLYRFNELFNALSLLNSKYNHIKDISTLFGVYKELLSSETLDFQGEPLQGLQIMGMLESRVLDFETVIISSVNEGILPSGKSNNSFIPFDVKIENKLPTYKEKDAVYTYHFYRLLQRAKNVYILYNTEADVLTGGEKSRFITQLELENIHNIHHEIIAPHVPVITPELKVVEKTEDSQTRLKEIASKGFSPSSLTNYVRNPIDFYYQKILKIKEHDEVEETVAANTLGTVVHNTLEDFYKPLEKSFLSVDIIKKLKTQINEKVTFHFKNEFKEGDITKGKNLIIYEIAKRYVSNFLDLEIEDLKAGNEIKIIKIESNNNVLIEIPELDFPVKLTGKVDRVDEYNGVTRIVDYKTGRVDANKVEIVNWEDITTDYTKYSKSFQVLTYAYMMLLSNEITLPVEAGIISFKNLKAGFLKFSKKDKAGNGAKKDALITQETLDDFYVELKTLILEICNPNIPFTEKEV; encoded by the coding sequence ATGATAACAACTTTCATTTTAGATGTTTTAAACGATTTAAAAAAGAACAACTACAATCTTTCTAAAGTCACATTTGTACTACCTAGTAAAAGAGCAGGTCTCTTTTTAAAACATCAATTAGTTCATGTTATCCAAGAGACGATATTTGTTCCAGATATTATAAGTATCGAAGAATTTGTCGAAGATCTATCTGGTCTTAAAACCACATCGAACACAGAATTACTTTTCGAATTTTACAACAGCTATTTAGCACTCACAAAAAAGGAAGATCAAGATACTTTTGAATCCTTTTCTAAATGGGCACAAATATTACTTCAAGACTTTAACGAAATTGATCGCTACCTGATTCCTCAGGAAAATATATTTAATTATTTAAGCGACATTCAAGAATTAACACATTGGTCTGTTGAAGCAAACCAGACCGAGTTTGTTAAAAAATATTTACAATTTTGGAATAAGCTTTACACCTATTACAAACATTTCACAAAAGAACTTTTAAATAAAAACATTGGCTACCAAGGTTTAATTTATAGAAAGGCCGCAGAAAACTGCAACACATATATAAACAACCTTACCGATAAGCAACACGTTTTCTTAGGTTTTAACGCTTTAAATACTGCTGAGGAGAACATTATTCAGCAATTTTTAAAACGTGGCTTAGCGAAGGTTTATTGGGATATTGATAGTGTTTTTATAAACAATCCAAAACATGATGCTGCACTCTTTACAAGGCAGCACAAAAAAAACTGGAAACATTTCGATAACCATCCGTTTGAATGGATTACCGAAAATTATTCCAAAGAAAAAAATATAAACATTTATGGCGTTCCGAAAAACATCGGGCAAGCCAAATATATCGGCACACTATTAAAAAATATAGAAGCAGAAACTAAATCACTACAAAGCACCGCTGTTGTTTTAGGTGATGAAAACCTATTAATTCCTGTATTAAACTCCATACCATCATCGGTAGAAGCGCTAAATATCACCATGGGATTTCCATTAAAATCCATTCCATTAGCATCCCTTTTTGAAAGTTTATTTCATATCCATAAAACATCGGGTAACGCCTTTTATTTTAAAGACGTTGTTAAAGTGTTATCACATCAATTTGTTCGTCCGTTATTTTACATAGACAATATCGATTACGCTGCCAAAATTATTGAAACCATAGATAGCAACAACCTGGTGTATCTTACTCTAGTCCGTTTAAAAGAAATAAGCAAACTCTCTAACGAGATTTTAGATTTACTATTTTCAAACTGGAATACATCTATAGATTTAGCACTAAAGAATTGCGGTCTAATCATTTCAAAAATAAAAATCTATTTAGACGAAAACAAAGATGCTAATTTACTTTCTTTAGAATACCTGTATCGTTTTAATGAATTGTTCAATGCACTTTCCTTGTTAAACTCGAAATACAACCACATCAAAGATATTTCAACATTGTTTGGTGTTTATAAAGAATTACTGAGTTCGGAAACCTTAGATTTCCAAGGCGAACCTTTGCAAGGTTTACAAATTATGGGAATGCTAGAATCGCGTGTTTTAGATTTTGAAACCGTAATTATTTCTTCGGTAAATGAAGGTATTCTTCCTTCAGGAAAAAGCAATAATTCATTCATCCCTTTTGATGTTAAAATAGAAAACAAACTACCCACTTATAAAGAAAAAGATGCCGTTTACACCTATCACTTCTATAGGTTACTGCAACGTGCAAAAAATGTCTACATACTTTATAACACAGAAGCAGATGTGCTAACAGGTGGTGAAAAAAGCCGTTTTATTACACAACTCGAATTAGAAAACATCCATAACATACACCACGAAATTATAGCGCCACATGTACCTGTAATTACTCCCGAATTAAAAGTGGTAGAAAAAACTGAAGATTCGCAAACCCGATTAAAAGAGATAGCCTCTAAAGGCTTTTCTCCATCTTCGCTTACTAACTACGTTAGAAACCCGATAGATTTTTATTATCAGAAAATTTTAAAAATTAAGGAACATGATGAAGTTGAAGAAACCGTTGCAGCAAACACTCTAGGAACTGTTGTCCATAATACATTAGAAGATTTCTACAAACCATTAGAAAAGTCTTTTTTATCGGTTGATATTATTAAAAAGCTTAAAACCCAAATTAATGAAAAAGTCACTTTTCATTTTAAAAATGAATTTAAAGAAGGTGATATTACAAAAGGAAAGAATCTTATTATTTACGAAATTGCAAAGCGTTATGTTTCAAACTTTTTAGATTTAGAAATTGAAGATTTAAAGGCCGGTAATGAAATAAAAATAATCAAAATAGAATCAAACAATAATGTTTTAATCGAAATTCCAGAACTCGATTTCCCTGTAAAACTCACAGGAAAAGTAGATCGTGTAGACGAATATAACGGTGTAACTAGAATTGTAGATTACAAAACAGGCCGTGTTGATGCCAATAAAGTTGAAATTGTAAACTGGGAAGACATCACTACCGATTATACCAAATACAGCAAAAGCTTTCAGGTGTTAACCTATGCTTACATGATGTTATTATCTAATGAAATTACGCTTCCAGTAGAAGCTGGTATTATTTCATTCAAAAACTTAAAAGCAGGATTTTTAAAGTTTTCTAAAAAAGATAAAGCCGGCAATGGCGCTAAAAAAGATGCTCTAATTACTCAAGAAACACTAGATGATTTCTATGTTGAATTAAAAACACTAATTTTAGAAATCTGTAATCCTAACATACCATTCACCGAAAAGGAAGTATAA